A genomic segment from Methanoplanus limicola DSM 2279 encodes:
- a CDS encoding metalloprotein has translation MPDIKIKMELIKTLLALGKSQHPDEFLALLKVNNGVIDEFELAPGTITGRTSASFSQYMLPLSTNNAGSAHSHPSGALRPSDADLRFFPASGRWHIIVGPPYDLTSWRCFRADGRIAEPEVIS, from the coding sequence ATGCCCGATATTAAAATAAAGATGGAGCTTATAAAGACGCTTCTTGCTCTTGGGAAAAGTCAGCATCCTGATGAGTTTCTGGCCCTGCTTAAGGTAAATAACGGAGTTATTGATGAATTTGAGCTTGCACCCGGAACTATTACAGGGCGGACAAGTGCCAGTTTTTCCCAGTATATGCTTCCGCTATCAACAAATAATGCCGGAAGTGCACATTCTCATCCTTCAGGCGCTTTAAGACCTTCAGATGCAGATTTGAGGTTTTTTCCTGCGTCAGGAAGGTGGCATATTATAGTCGGGCCACCTTATGATCTCACATCATGGAGATGTTTCAGGGCTGACGGGCGTATAGCAGAACCTGAGGTGATATCCTGA
- a CDS encoding adenylyltransferase/cytidyltransferase family protein, whose translation MKKVVATGTFDILHPGHLFYLEESGNLGDHLSVIIARDVNIKHKPKPVVPEYQRLRMVSALKPVDYARLGDDKDMFLPIEEINPDIITIGFNQYFNIENLKKSLIERGIEADVVRVGAYEGEGFCSSRNIMEEILIRRCSGSD comes from the coding sequence CTGAAGAAAGTCGTTGCAACCGGGACATTTGATATACTTCATCCCGGTCATCTCTTCTACCTTGAGGAGTCCGGAAATCTCGGTGACCATCTGAGTGTCATTATTGCACGTGATGTGAATATTAAACATAAGCCAAAGCCTGTAGTTCCTGAATATCAGAGGCTCAGGATGGTTTCGGCTTTAAAGCCGGTGGATTATGCAAGACTCGGTGACGATAAGGATATGTTTCTGCCTATTGAGGAGATTAATCCCGATATTATTACGATAGGATTTAACCAGTATTTTAATATCGAAAATCTGAAAAAATCTCTTATTGAGAGGGGTATAGAAGCAGACGTTGTCAGAGTCGGGGCTTATGAGGGTGAGGGTTTTTGCAGTTCCAGAAATATTATGGAAGAGATACTTATCAGAAGATGCAGCGGTTCTGATTAG